One genomic segment of Stenotrophomonas sp. 704A1 includes these proteins:
- the cysK gene encoding cysteine synthase A, producing the protein MALYDSILDTVGNTPIVKLQRLAPPQVSLYAKVESFNPGGSVKDRLALAIILDAEQRGLLKPGDTIVEATSGNTGVALAMVAAARGYKFVATMVETFSVERRKLMRAYGAKVILTPAAERGSGMVRKARELAEQHGWFLASQFANPANPAYHRNTTAAEILRDFAGRRLDVFVSGWGTGGTLTGVGEVLKVARPDTRIVATEPAGAALLKGDDWKPHKIQGWTPDFVPDVLNRAVVDELVTVDDDRAIATARRLAAEEGIFVGISAGATVASALDVAARAEPGAVILAMLPDTGERYFSTPLFADVNEGSDDDWLAGLP; encoded by the coding sequence CAACACCCCCATCGTCAAGCTGCAGCGCCTCGCTCCGCCGCAGGTCAGCCTCTATGCGAAGGTCGAATCGTTCAACCCGGGTGGCTCGGTGAAGGACCGGCTGGCGCTGGCGATCATCCTCGACGCCGAACAGCGCGGGCTGCTCAAGCCGGGCGACACCATCGTCGAAGCCACCTCCGGCAATACCGGCGTGGCACTGGCGATGGTCGCCGCGGCACGCGGCTACAAGTTCGTGGCGACGATGGTCGAAACGTTCTCGGTGGAACGACGCAAGCTGATGCGCGCGTACGGCGCCAAGGTGATCCTGACCCCGGCGGCGGAACGTGGCAGCGGCATGGTACGCAAGGCGCGCGAGCTGGCCGAGCAGCATGGCTGGTTCCTGGCCAGCCAGTTCGCCAACCCGGCCAACCCGGCCTACCACCGCAACACCACCGCCGCGGAGATCCTGCGCGATTTTGCCGGCCGGCGGCTGGACGTCTTCGTCAGCGGCTGGGGCACCGGCGGCACCCTCACCGGTGTTGGCGAGGTGCTCAAGGTCGCCCGGCCCGATACCCGCATCGTCGCCACCGAGCCTGCCGGTGCCGCACTGCTGAAGGGCGACGACTGGAAGCCCCACAAGATCCAGGGCTGGACGCCGGACTTCGTGCCGGACGTGCTCAACCGCGCGGTGGTCGATGAACTGGTCACCGTGGACGATGACCGCGCGATTGCGACCGCGCGTCGGCTGGCGGCCGAAGAAGGCATCTTCGTGGGCATCTCGGCCGGCGCCACCGTGGCCAGCGCGCTGGACGTCGCCGCCCGCGCCGAGCCCGGCGCGGTGATCCTGGCAATGCTGCCGGATACCGGCGAGCGCTACTTCTCCACGCCCCTGTTCGCCGATGTCAACGAAGGCTCCGACGACGACTGGCTGGCCGGCCTGCCCTGA
- a CDS encoding O-acetyl-ADP-ribose deacetylase, translating into MKIEVWQGDITTLAVDAIVNAANESLLGGGGVDGAIHRAAGPALLAECERLPELRPGVRCPTGEVRATQGHALPARHVLHTVGPVWHDGHRDEPALLANCYWKSLQLAESLGVQSIAFPAISCGVYGYPLYQAAQVAVTETLAWQRSHAQPMRIVLVAFNTATAKAYQQALAAAGQPVDSERAALLPPLGNAGFAAAH; encoded by the coding sequence ATGAAGATCGAAGTGTGGCAGGGCGACATCACGACCCTGGCGGTGGATGCGATCGTCAACGCGGCCAATGAATCACTGCTCGGCGGCGGCGGTGTCGACGGTGCGATCCACCGCGCCGCCGGCCCCGCCCTGCTGGCCGAATGCGAGCGCCTGCCGGAGCTGCGGCCGGGCGTGCGCTGCCCCACCGGGGAAGTGCGGGCCACCCAGGGCCATGCCCTGCCGGCCCGGCACGTGCTGCACACCGTGGGCCCGGTCTGGCACGACGGCCACCGTGACGAGCCGGCGCTGCTGGCCAACTGCTACTGGAAGTCACTGCAGCTGGCCGAATCCCTCGGCGTGCAGTCGATTGCGTTCCCGGCGATCAGCTGCGGGGTGTACGGCTACCCGCTGTACCAGGCAGCGCAGGTTGCCGTTACTGAAACGCTGGCCTGGCAACGCAGCCACGCGCAGCCGATGCGGATCGTGCTGGTCGCATTCAATACCGCGACGGCCAAGGCCTACCAGCAGGCGCTGGCGGCAGCGGGCCAGCCGGTCGACAGCGAGCGCGCCGCGCTGCTGCCCCCGTTGGGCAATGCCGGGTTCGCAGCGGCGCATTGA
- a CDS encoding ABC transporter substrate-binding protein, with amino-acid sequence MRIAALTLAVATVLAVGGCNRMGGSADSGKAPSLEFDKPVSGEITSRSGINFNDGSHHQLYQIKLEDKALVGIKLTGALSGSIAVFNDGSLVASSSPGDERSEDVALAFRSTGAGIYQIAVNANGPTAFGPYRLRVEKLVPYNGKPITSGGEILDLLASRSQDYTLQVDKAGLYEIRLESDAFDTVLKLEGKGVVVENDDGGDSTHSRLSLPLEPGRYTLSVRSLGERATGAFKLTARSTELPANMVSRDGTSLPTSGSVFTMLDSQGRRRFLLSLDRPADVRLDAISSQVDTVLRLVNGDLERVDDDGGGDTNARLQESLPAGHYTVEVSSLSDEQAMVEMRVQIDGASAGDAAAAAAAAAATADAAAEVD; translated from the coding sequence ATGCGTATCGCAGCACTCACGCTGGCCGTGGCGACGGTGCTCGCCGTCGGCGGCTGCAACCGGATGGGCGGCAGCGCCGACAGCGGCAAGGCGCCCTCGCTGGAGTTCGACAAGCCGGTATCGGGTGAAATCACCTCGCGCAGCGGCATCAACTTCAACGATGGCAGCCACCATCAGCTGTACCAGATAAAGCTGGAGGACAAGGCACTGGTCGGCATCAAGCTGACCGGCGCACTGAGCGGTTCGATTGCCGTGTTCAACGACGGCAGCCTGGTCGCCAGCAGCAGTCCGGGCGACGAGCGCAGCGAAGACGTCGCACTGGCGTTCCGCAGCACCGGCGCCGGCATCTACCAGATCGCGGTCAACGCCAACGGCCCCACCGCCTTCGGTCCCTACCGCCTGCGCGTGGAAAAGCTCGTGCCGTACAACGGCAAGCCGATCACCTCCGGTGGCGAGATCCTCGACCTGCTCGCGTCCCGATCACAGGACTACACCCTGCAGGTGGACAAGGCCGGCCTGTACGAGATCCGGTTGGAGTCGGACGCCTTCGACACGGTGCTGAAGCTCGAAGGCAAGGGGGTCGTGGTCGAGAATGACGACGGTGGCGACAGCACCCATTCGCGCCTCAGCCTGCCGCTGGAGCCGGGTCGCTACACGCTGAGTGTGCGCAGCCTGGGCGAGCGCGCCACCGGCGCGTTCAAGCTGACTGCCCGCAGCACCGAACTGCCGGCCAACATGGTCAGCCGCGACGGTACGTCCCTGCCGACCTCCGGCAGCGTGTTCACCATGCTCGACAGCCAGGGTCGCCGGCGCTTCCTGCTGAGCCTGGATCGCCCGGCCGATGTGCGACTGGACGCAATCTCCAGCCAGGTCGACACGGTGCTGCGCCTGGTCAATGGGGATCTGGAACGGGTGGATGACGATGGCGGTGGCGACACCAATGCGCGGCTGCAGGAATCGCTGCCGGCCGGTCATTACACCGTCGAGGTATCCAGTCTCAGTGACGAGCAGGCCATGGTTGAAATGCGTGTGCAGATCGACGGCGCCAGCGCGGGCGACGCTGCGGCCGCTGCCGCTGCCGCTGCCGCGACCGCCGACGCGGCTGCCGAAGTGGACTGA
- a CDS encoding class I fructose-bisphosphate aldolase, producing MSIEQLAETAQAMVAPGKGIIAIDESTGTIAKRFASVGIENTEENRRAYRELLLTTPKLNEHISGAILYDETIRQSTKDGVPFAKYMADHGMIPGIKVDKGAHPLAGCPGELVTEGLDGLRERLQEYYKLGARFAKWRAVINIGESIPSGTCIESNAHALARYAALCQECGLVPMVEPEVIMDGDHDIETCYEVTEATLRSLFDALYQQNVLLEGTILKASMVISGKGCDEQADVEEVAESTVMCLKSTVPAILPGVVFLSGGQSDEQSTAHLNAMNQMGNLPWPLSFSYGRAMQQAALKLWGKDMKGNYAAAQKTVYERAKENGLAALGKWNG from the coding sequence ATGAGCATCGAACAGCTGGCTGAAACCGCCCAGGCCATGGTTGCCCCGGGCAAGGGCATCATCGCGATCGACGAATCCACCGGTACCATCGCCAAGCGCTTTGCCAGCGTGGGCATCGAGAACACCGAAGAGAACCGTCGCGCCTACCGCGAACTGCTGCTGACCACGCCGAAGCTCAACGAGCACATTTCCGGCGCGATCCTGTACGACGAGACCATCCGCCAGTCGACCAAGGACGGCGTGCCGTTCGCCAAGTACATGGCCGACCACGGCATGATCCCGGGCATCAAGGTGGACAAGGGCGCGCACCCGCTGGCCGGCTGCCCGGGCGAGCTGGTCACCGAAGGCCTGGACGGCCTGCGTGAGCGCCTGCAGGAGTACTACAAGCTGGGTGCACGCTTCGCCAAGTGGCGTGCGGTCATCAACATCGGCGAGAGCATTCCGTCGGGCACCTGCATCGAGTCCAACGCCCATGCGCTGGCCCGCTATGCCGCGCTGTGCCAGGAATGTGGCCTGGTGCCGATGGTCGAGCCGGAAGTGATCATGGACGGTGACCACGACATCGAGACCTGCTACGAAGTCACCGAGGCCACCCTGCGTTCGCTGTTCGACGCCCTGTACCAGCAGAACGTGCTGCTGGAAGGCACCATCCTGAAGGCGTCGATGGTCATCTCCGGCAAGGGCTGCGATGAGCAGGCCGACGTCGAGGAAGTGGCCGAGTCGACCGTGATGTGCCTCAAGAGCACGGTGCCGGCGATCCTGCCGGGCGTGGTGTTCCTGTCCGGCGGCCAGAGCGATGAGCAGTCCACCGCGCATCTCAATGCCATGAACCAGATGGGCAACCTGCCGTGGCCGCTGAGCTTCTCCTATGGCCGTGCCATGCAGCAGGCAGCGCTGAAGCTGTGGGGCAAGGACATGAAGGGCAACTACGCTGCCGCGCAGAAGACCGTCTACGAGCGTGCCAAGGAAAACGGCCTGGCTGCGCTGGGCAAGTGGAACGGCTGA
- the pyk gene encoding pyruvate kinase, giving the protein MFERQRRTKILATLGPATDPPGVLEDLFRAGVNVVRLNFSHGDPSGQAKRAADVRAAAQRVGVEVGILADLPGPKIRIERFAEGKVQLKAGDRFDLIASTDAGPGDATQVGVSYLGLPQDVSAGDVLLLDDGLMQLQVVEVQGERIINTVLNDGTLSDRKGLNKQGGGLSLGALTERDKELIGIVARIGVDFIAVSFCRNAQDMNDARAIAESHGCHAALVSKIERTEAIENLEEIVDASDVVMVARGDLGVEIGDAELPGLQKKIIKASLAQNKVVITATQMLQSMVESPIPTRAEVLDVANSVIDGTDAVMLSAETAAGAYPVKAVEAMARICLGAERQFQTETDFGASPRNLERADQAIAMATMFLSQHVGVRAIVAMTESGGTARYLSRFRASAPVFAVTRHDGARRQMALMRDVFPINFDSRGFTPREAARGSIRLLVEGGMLQAGDRVVFTSGEHMETHGATNTLRLLEVGEDGRASGLGDL; this is encoded by the coding sequence ATGTTCGAGCGTCAGCGTCGCACCAAGATCCTTGCCACCCTCGGTCCGGCCACCGATCCGCCGGGCGTGCTGGAGGATCTGTTCCGCGCCGGCGTCAACGTGGTGCGCCTCAACTTCAGCCACGGTGACCCGTCCGGCCAGGCCAAGCGCGCCGCCGACGTGCGTGCCGCGGCGCAGCGGGTGGGCGTGGAAGTGGGCATCCTGGCCGACCTGCCGGGCCCCAAGATCCGCATCGAACGGTTTGCCGAAGGCAAGGTGCAGCTCAAGGCGGGCGACCGCTTCGACCTGATTGCCAGCACCGATGCCGGCCCTGGCGATGCCACCCAGGTGGGCGTGAGCTACCTCGGCCTGCCGCAGGATGTCAGCGCCGGTGACGTGCTGCTGCTCGACGACGGCCTGATGCAGCTGCAGGTGGTGGAGGTGCAGGGTGAGCGCATCATCAACACCGTGCTCAACGACGGCACGCTGTCCGACCGCAAGGGCCTGAACAAGCAGGGCGGTGGCCTGTCGCTGGGCGCGCTGACCGAGCGCGACAAGGAACTGATCGGCATCGTCGCCAGGATCGGCGTGGACTTCATCGCCGTTTCGTTCTGCCGCAATGCGCAGGACATGAACGATGCCCGCGCGATCGCCGAATCGCACGGCTGCCATGCCGCGCTGGTGTCGAAGATCGAGCGCACCGAGGCCATCGAGAACCTGGAAGAGATCGTCGATGCCAGCGATGTGGTGATGGTGGCCCGCGGCGATCTGGGCGTGGAAATCGGCGACGCCGAACTGCCGGGCCTGCAGAAGAAGATCATCAAGGCCTCGCTGGCGCAGAACAAGGTGGTGATCACGGCCACGCAGATGCTGCAGTCGATGGTGGAAAGCCCGATCCCGACCCGCGCCGAAGTGCTGGACGTCGCCAACTCGGTCATCGACGGTACCGATGCGGTGATGCTGTCGGCCGAAACCGCGGCCGGTGCGTATCCGGTCAAGGCGGTCGAAGCGATGGCGCGCATCTGCCTGGGGGCCGAACGCCAGTTCCAGACCGAGACCGACTTCGGCGCCTCGCCGCGCAACCTGGAACGCGCCGACCAGGCCATTGCCATGGCCACCATGTTCCTGTCGCAGCACGTGGGCGTGCGGGCGATCGTAGCGATGACCGAATCGGGCGGCACCGCGCGTTACCTGTCGCGTTTCCGCGCGTCGGCACCGGTGTTCGCAGTGACCCGCCATGATGGCGCGCGCCGGCAGATGGCGCTGATGCGCGATGTGTTCCCGATCAACTTCGACAGCCGTGGCTTCACCCCCCGTGAAGCAGCACGCGGCAGCATCCGCCTGCTGGTGGAAGGCGGCATGCTGCAGGCCGGCGACCGCGTGGTGTTCACCAGCGGCGAACACATGGAAACCCATGGCGCGACCAACACCCTGCGCCTGCTGGAAGTGGGCGAAGACGGCCGCGCCAGCGGCCTGGGCGACCTGTAA
- a CDS encoding HAD hydrolase-like protein codes for MDGTLIDSEVGITTCIAHALRKMDHPVPSQDTLQGWIGPSLRTTFGPLFNDPARVEQAVAFYRERFDVEGWREHTIYPDIEAVVRALHARGHRLAVVTAKNEPHARRIVEHLPFGELFEDVIGSTPDGARSSKPQLVGEALRRLQLAPEGCWMIGDRRMDIEGARHHGLRSIGVLWGFGGEDELTEAGAGQLARDPAQLLALLD; via the coding sequence ATGGACGGCACGCTGATCGATTCGGAAGTGGGCATCACCACCTGCATCGCCCATGCGCTGCGGAAGATGGACCATCCGGTGCCTTCGCAGGACACCCTGCAGGGCTGGATCGGCCCGTCGCTGCGCACCACCTTCGGCCCGCTGTTCAACGACCCGGCGCGTGTGGAACAGGCGGTGGCGTTCTACCGCGAGCGTTTCGACGTGGAAGGCTGGCGCGAACACACGATCTACCCGGACATCGAAGCCGTCGTGCGGGCGCTGCATGCGCGCGGCCATCGGCTGGCCGTGGTCACCGCCAAGAACGAACCGCATGCACGCCGCATCGTCGAGCACCTGCCGTTTGGTGAACTGTTCGAGGACGTGATCGGGTCCACGCCGGATGGCGCGCGCAGCAGCAAGCCGCAGCTGGTCGGCGAGGCGCTGCGGCGCCTGCAGCTGGCGCCGGAAGGCTGCTGGATGATCGGTGACCGCCGCATGGACATCGAGGGTGCCCGCCACCATGGCCTGCGCAGCATCGGCGTGCTGTGGGGCTTTGGCGGCGAGGACGAGCTGACCGAGGCGGGCGCCGGGCAGCTGGCGCGAGATCCGGCGCAACTGCTGGCGCTGCTGGACTGA
- a CDS encoding phosphoglycerate kinase, which translates to MSIVRMTDLDLSGKRVLIRQDLNVPIENGRITSEQRITASLPTLKRALEQGAAVMVTSHLGRPKEGVWSEADSLAPVAARLSELLGREVPLVRDWVDGVDVQPGQLVLLENCRMNVGEGKDDEALSKKYAALCDVFVMDAFGTAHRAQASTHGVIHFAPVAAGGPLLMAELDALAKALDAPAKPLLAIVAGSKVSTKLELLANLVGKVDQLIVGGGIANTFIAAAGYKVGKSLYEPDLLDTARKIVADAKARGADIPLPVDVVTAKQFLPDAPAEVKAVDAVADDDLILDIGPQTAAQYAQLIEKAGTVVWNGPVGVFEFEAFSKGTEALARAIASSPAFSIAGGGDTLAAVDKFDIANDVSYISTGGGAFLEFLEGKTLPAVAALAARGA; encoded by the coding sequence ATGTCCATCGTCCGCATGACCGACCTCGACCTCTCCGGCAAGCGCGTGCTGATCCGCCAGGATCTGAACGTGCCGATCGAGAATGGCCGCATCACTTCCGAACAGCGCATCACTGCTTCGCTGCCGACGCTCAAGCGCGCGCTGGAGCAGGGCGCGGCGGTGATGGTCACCTCGCACCTGGGGCGCCCGAAGGAAGGCGTGTGGAGCGAGGCCGATTCGCTGGCGCCGGTTGCTGCGCGCCTGTCCGAACTGCTCGGTCGCGAGGTGCCGCTGGTGCGTGACTGGGTCGACGGTGTCGACGTGCAGCCGGGCCAGCTGGTGCTGCTGGAAAACTGCCGCATGAACGTCGGCGAGGGCAAGGACGATGAAGCCCTGTCGAAGAAGTACGCGGCGCTGTGCGACGTGTTCGTGATGGACGCCTTCGGTACCGCGCACCGCGCGCAGGCGTCCACCCACGGCGTGATCCATTTTGCCCCGGTTGCGGCCGGTGGCCCGCTGCTGATGGCCGAACTGGACGCGCTGGCCAAGGCGCTGGACGCGCCGGCCAAGCCACTGCTGGCCATCGTTGCCGGCAGCAAGGTCAGCACCAAGCTGGAGCTGCTGGCCAACCTGGTCGGCAAGGTCGACCAGCTGATCGTCGGTGGCGGCATCGCCAACACCTTCATCGCCGCAGCCGGTTACAAGGTCGGCAAGTCGCTGTACGAGCCGGACCTGCTGGATACCGCCAGGAAGATCGTGGCCGATGCCAAGGCGCGCGGTGCGGACATTCCGCTGCCGGTCGACGTGGTCACCGCCAAGCAGTTCCTGCCGGACGCGCCGGCCGAGGTGAAGGCGGTCGACGCGGTTGCCGACGATGATCTGATCCTGGACATCGGCCCGCAGACCGCCGCGCAGTACGCGCAGCTGATCGAGAAGGCCGGCACGGTGGTCTGGAACGGCCCGGTGGGTGTGTTCGAATTCGAAGCCTTCAGCAAGGGCACCGAAGCGCTGGCCAGGGCCATCGCCAGCTCGCCGGCATTCTCCATCGCCGGCGGCGGCGACACCCTGGCAGCGGTCGACAAGTTCGATATCGCCAACGACGTCAGTTACATCTCCACCGGTGGTGGCGCGTTCCTGGAGTTCCTGGAAGGCAAGACCCTGCCGGCCGTCGCCGCGCTGGCGGCCCGCGGCGCGTGA